Proteins encoded in a region of the Dasypus novemcinctus isolate mDasNov1 chromosome 24, mDasNov1.1.hap2, whole genome shotgun sequence genome:
- the BPIFB6 gene encoding BPI fold-containing family B member 6 yields MMSAELAEVKGLMDSARTQRAASALGVGSPGGTRAWWAAPSSGPTGAGGAMLWILCLALCGLLAGTRADPGALLRLGMDAMNREVQSAMDESHILEKMAAEAGKKPMKGITNLKVKDVKLPVITLSLVPGVGIFQCVSTGMTITGKSFMGGNMEITVVLNITATDRLLQDEETGLPMFKSEGCEIILVSVKTNLPSNMLPKVVNKFLDSTLHKVLPGLMCPAIDAVLVYVNKKWASLDAPMPVGQAGTVKYVLTSAPATTASYIRVDLSPIVQQQEGDTIELPDAGEALEVPEGYPEGSSQLVLSAAFLTAELTLLRESFDVTVQESKISGLPPQTTKTLAGFIPEVVEAYPKPRPLVTKIRINKPPKVTMKTGKSLLHLHGTLEMLAAHRRGKTPKSLFRLEVHFNLRIQYSVSGDRLQMATSLDSLTSLSCKSSSIGTFNEVDLTGFITDVLREAYVPAVNGVLQVGLPLPDFLGMNYNLAELDIVENALVLDLVLD; encoded by the exons ATGATGTCTGCTGAGCTGGCAGAGGTCAAAGGGCTCATGGACTCTGCGAGGACCCAGAGGGCTGCGTCTGCTCTGGGCGTGGGGTCCCCCGGGGGCACCAGGGCCTGGTGGGCTGCACCCAGTTCGGGCCCCACTGGCGCAGGTGGAGCCATGCTGTGGATCCTGTGCCTGGCCCTCTGCGGCCTGCTGGCTGGCACACGGGCGGACCCCGGGGCACTGCTGCGGCTGGGCATGGACGCCATGAACCGCG AGGTCCAGAGCGCCATGGATGAGAGTCACATCCTGGAGAAGATGGCAGCGGAGGCGGGCAAGAAGCCCATGAAGGGCATCACCAA TCTGAAGGTGAAGGATGTCAAGCTGCCGGTCATCACCCTGAGCCTCGTCCCTGGGGTGGGCATCTTCCAGTGCGTGTCCACGGGCATGACCATCACTGGCAAGAG CTTCATGGGCGGGAACATGGAGATCACCGTGGTCCTGAACATCACAGCCACCGACCGGCTTCTGCAGGACGAGGAGACGGGCCTCCCCATGTTCAAGAGCGAGGGCTGTGAGATCATCCTGGTCAGCGTGAAGACCAACCTGCCCAGCAA CATGCTGCCCAAGGTGGTCAATAAGTTCCTGGACAGCACCCTCCACAAAGTCCTCCCTGGCCTG ATGTGTCCAGCCATTGACGCGGTCCTGGTGTATGTGAACAAGAAGTGGGCCAGCCTGGACG CCCCCATGCCTGTGGGCCAGGCAGGCACTGTCAAATATGTCCTGACATCCGCACCAGCCACCACAGCCAGCTACATCCGCGTGGACTTAAGT CCTATTGTGCAGCAGCAAGAGGGTGACACTATTGAGCTTCCTGACGCTGGGGAGGCCCTCGAGGTCCCTGAGGGCTACCCGGAAGGCTCTTCACAGCTGGTGCTCTCGGCTGCATTCCTCACCGCTGAGCTCACCCTCCTGCGGGAATCCTTTGATGTAACAGTACAGGAGTCGAAG ATCAGTGGGCTGCCCCCACAAACCACCAAGACACTGGCTGGCTTCATCCCTGAA GTGGTTGAGGCCTATCCCAAGCCAAGGCCCTTGGTGACCAAGATCAGGATCAACAAGCCCCCCAAGGTCACCATGAAGACAGGCAAGAGCCTGCTGCACCTCCATGGCACCCTGGAGATGCTTGCTGCTCACCGGCGGGGCAAGACTCCTAAGTCCCTCTTCCGCCTGGAAGTC cactTCAACCTGAGAATCCAGTACTCAGTGAGTGGGGACAGGCTGCAGATGGCCACCTCCTTGGACAG TTTAACGAGCCTGTCCTGCAAGTCCTCATCGATTGGCACCTTCAAT gaGGTGGACCTGACTGGCTTCATCACCGATGTTCTGCGGGAGGCCTACGTCCCGGCTGTGAATG GTGTGCTCCAGGTCGGACTCCCGCTGCCGGACTTCCTGGGCATGAATTACAACCTGGCTGAGCTGGACATAGTGGAG AACGCCCTGGTGCTGGACTTGGTGCTGGACTGA